Part of the Polaribacter sp. Hel1_33_78 genome is shown below.
GATTATCCTTATAAAACAGCTAGTAAAGAAGCAGAAAATCATTTAGAAATTTTAGAAACTTTAAGTGATTTTATAAAACAAGGCAAAATAAAACATATCGGTTTGTCGAACGAAACTCCATGGGGAACTATGAAATATTTACAAGCATCAGAACAATATAATTTACCAAAACCTGTAACCATTCAGAATTCATATTCTTTAATTCACAGAGGATATGAAGTTGGTATGTCTGAAGTTTCAATGAGAGAAAACATAGGTTTATTAGCTTATTCACCTTTAGCACAAGGTGTTTTATCAGGGAAGTATATAGATGGAAATTTACCTGAAGGCGCAAGAGGAACTTTGTTTCCCAGGTTTATTGCTAGATACAGAAATAAAGGCTCAGAAGCTGCGGTTCTAAAATATTTAGAAATCGCCAAAAAGAATAATTTAACACTTACTGAATTATCTTTAGCTTATATAAATCAGCTACCATTTGTAACCAGTAATATCATTGGCGCTACAAAAATGAGTCAATTAAAAGAGAATATCAATTCTATTTATGTTGAATTATCTGATGAAACTTTAAAAGAAATTGAAGCTGTTCATGCAGCAATTCCGAATCCTGCACCTTAAAAAAAGACACTTTAAATAAAGTAGAAAACCAGATACTATTAATTGACAGCATCTGGTTTTGTAGCTTCATAGTTCGAATGAGTTTAAAACACCTTTTAATCTATTTTCACTTTACTTTTATAACACTATTATCCTTCAATTGATACTCTTGCCCACTTTCTTTACACGTTGCAAAACCCTGTTTATTAAATTCTAATCTATGGCCAAACTCCCCCACCCAGCCTATTTGTTTTGATGGATTCCCAACCACC
Proteins encoded:
- a CDS encoding aldo/keto reductase is translated as MKYTTLPNTETKVSKICLGTMTWGNQNTEAEAHEQMNYALEKGVNFIDAAELYPVPANAETYGDTERIIGNWLKKTGNRDKVVLASKIAGGGDYTAHIRKNGFSKKGITEAIENSLKRLQTDYMDLYQLHWPSRGVNCFGVRDYPYKTASKEAENHLEILETLSDFIKQGKIKHIGLSNETPWGTMKYLQASEQYNLPKPVTIQNSYSLIHRGYEVGMSEVSMRENIGLLAYSPLAQGVLSGKYIDGNLPEGARGTLFPRFIARYRNKGSEAAVLKYLEIAKKNNLTLTELSLAYINQLPFVTSNIIGATKMSQLKENINSIYVELSDETLKEIEAVHAAIPNPAP